The proteins below are encoded in one region of Garra rufa chromosome 12, GarRuf1.0, whole genome shotgun sequence:
- the kcna3a gene encoding potassium voltage-gated channel subfamily A member 3, which produces MDDHYNLIDSPSASHRGTNADNHGYAETEKDIMTVVACDNMLEETAALPSHLSLDRYEPDHECCERVVINISGLRFETQLKTFNQFPDTLLGDPKKRMRYFDPLRNEYFFDRNRPSFDAILYYYQSGGRIRRPVNVPIDIFSEEIRFYQLGEEAMEKFREDEGFIKEEERPLPNHEFQRQVWLLFEYPESSGPARGIAIVSVLVILISIVIFCLETLPEFRDDKDPTTVSPIVNGTGPFASSTFTDPFFVIETLCIIWFSFELLVRFFACPSKATFSKNIMNIIDIVAIIPYFITLGTELAERQGNGQQAMSLAILRVIRLVRVFRIFKLSRHSKGLQILGQTLKASMRELGLLIFFLFIGVILFSSAVYFAEADDPSSSFSSIPDAFWWAVVTMTTVGYGDMHPVTIGGKIVGSLCAIAGVLTIALPVPVIVSNFNYFYHRETDGEEHAQYLHVGSCQHLNSTEDLKRTQSTSSLSKSEYMVIEEGINSAFKQPNYSNQNNQNCVNIKKIFTDV; this is translated from the coding sequence ATGGATGACCACTACAACCTCATTGACTCGCCCTCAGCCAGCCACAGAGGGACCAACGCCGACAACCACGGGTACGCGGAGACGGAGAAGGACATCATGACAGTTGTGGCTTGCGATAACATGCTGGAGGAAACCGCGGCGCTTCCCAGTCACCTGTCGCTGGATCGATACGAGCCGGACCACGAGTGCTGTGAGCGAGTGGTCATCAACATCTCCGGACTGCGCTTCGAGACGCAGCTGAAAACTTTCAACCAGTTCCCGGACACGCTTCTCGGGGACCCGAAGAAAAGGATGCGCTACTTTGACCCGCTCAGAAACGAGTATTTCTTTGACAGGAACCGACCGAGCTTCGATGCCATCCTCTACTACTATCAATCCGGGGGGCGCATCCGGAGACCCGTCAACGTGCCCATTGACATCTTCTCGGAGGAAATCCGCTTTTATCAACTTGGCGAGGAAGCCATGGAGAAATTTCGCGAGGATGAGGGCTTTATCAAAGAGGAAGAGCGACCGCTGCCAAACCACGAATTCCAGAGACAGGTCTGGCTTTTGTTCGAGTACCCAGAAAGCTCTGGTCCTGCCAGAGGCATTGCTATTGTGTCTGTTTTGGTCATTTTGATTTCCATTGTTATCTTCTGTTTGGAAACCCTGCCTGAGTTTAGGGACGACAAGGACCCGACTACCGTCTCGCCTATTGTGAATGGCACTGGCCCCTTTGCGTCCAGTACTTTCACAGACCCTTTCTTTGTGATCGAGACCCTTTGCATCATCTGGTTCTCTTTCGAACTGCTCGTGCGATTCTTTGCGTGCCCCAGCAAGGCTACCTTTTCCAAAAACATCATGAATATCATTGACATCGTGGCTATTATTCCTTACTTTATCACTCTGGGGACCGAGCTGGCCGAGAGGCAAGGCAACGGCCAGCAAGCCATGTCTCTCGCCATCCTCCGTGTGATCCGTCTGGTGAGGGTCTTTCGCATCTTCAAGCTCTCGCGTCACTCCAAAGGCCTCCAGATTCTCGGCCAGACCCTCAAAGCCAGCATGCGGGAGCTGGGACTCCTCATCTTCTTCCTCTTCATCGGGGTCATCTTGTTTTCCAGCGCAGTCTACTTCGCCGAGGCCGACGACCCTAGCTCGAGTTTCAGCAGCATCCCTGATGCTTTTTGGTGGGCTGTGGTTACCATGACTACTGTTGGCTATGGAGACATGCATCCAGTCACCATCGGAGGCAAAATTGTGGGCTCTTTGTGCGCTATCGCTGGCGTATTGACCATTGCGCTGCCCGTGCCTGTCATCGTGTCCAATTTCAATTACTTTTATCACCGGGAGACTGACGGGGAAGAGCACGCACAATACCTCCACGTTGGCAGCTGTCAGCATCTCAACTCCACAGAAGACCTGAAACGGACACAGAGCACGTCCTCCCTCAGTAAATCGGAATATATGGTCATAGAGGAAGGAATAAATAGTGCTTTCAAACAGCCAAACTACTCAAACCAGAACAATCAAAACTGCGTGAATATTAAAAAGATTTTCACAGACGTTTAA